Part of the Enterobacter pseudoroggenkampii genome, CAGCTGATACCCGCCGAACGCCGACAGCGCGATGACCACCAGCCAGAACAGCGGCGAAGATTTTTGCTCCTTCAGCGCGAACAGCACCAGCGCAGCGGCAGTCAGCGCCAGCATCACGATCTGGCTGACCGCCTCGCCCAGATGCACGCTCAACAGCGTCGCCAGCCAGAGGCTTGAGACCAGCATCATCATGCCGAGGATGACCTTGAGCGTGTTCATCCAGCGGCCGGGTTTCGGCAGCAGCATGGCCGTTTTCGGTACCAGGGCAACGAACAGCCACGGCAGACTCATGCCCACGCCGAGCATCAGGAAGATCAGCCACAGGGCGTGCAGCGGCGCGCCAAGGGCAAAGGCGACCGCGGTACCGAGGAACGGCGCGGAGCACGGCGTCGCCAGCAGGGTGGCGAACATTCCTTCGCAGAAGCTGCCGCCGATCCCCGATCCCCCTGCCGTCGCCAGCCGTCCTGCGGCAGAAGAAGGGAGAAGCATTTCAAACGTCCCAAACAGGTTCAGCGCAAACAGGAAGGTCACGGCGACCATCAGGCCGATAAACCACGGGTTCTGGAACTGGATGCCCCACCCCAGCGACGCCCCGGCCAGCTTCAGCGCGGTGACCATCCCGGCCAGCAGCATAAAGGAGGTGAGGATCCCGGCGCTGGTGGCCAGAAAGCGCAGCCGGATGGCGCGGCTGTCCGATCCCGCCAGCAGGATGCTGTTAAGCTTCATGCCCATCACCGGCAGCACGCAGGGCATCAGGTTCAGGATCAGCCCGCCCAGCAGCGCAAAGAGCACCATTTTTCCCGTGCTGTCCGGTACGGAGGTCTCTTCGGGCGCGGTCCCAACGGTCATGGTGGTTTGCTGCGCCCGTTCGCCGTTGGTCAGCACAAACGACAGCCTTTTGCCTGCCAGCGAAGCGGGTTTATCGCCCCATTCGTCGGTCACGGGTACCGTCACCCGAAGCGTAGTGCCGTCGTGTTTAATGACCGGCTCGCCGGGCAGAATGTCACTCTCCAGCGGGTCAAAGTAGATCCCCGGATTGTCCCATTCCCCGTCCGTGGTGCCGGTAATCACCAGCTTGTCGCCGGAGAGCCAGGCGGAAAGATCCGACGACACGCCAGACGTGCCCGGCACGGCGCGCATCGCTTGCTCGAAGGCGCTGTGGAAGCCCTCATCCACCGGCTGGGTAAAATTGAGATGCAGCGGGTAGTCCGTCAGCAGACAGACGTTGCTGCAGGTAGAGAGCGTCAGCGTCCCGTCGAGCGTGTCGCCCTTCGCTCCGTCGAGCGTAATCGGGATCGTCACCTTATCGTGATAGCCCTGCGTGGTCATGCCGGAGATATCGAAGCGCGACGGCACCGGCCAGGACCAGCTGTCCGTTACGCCTTCCGGCCAGCTGATTTTCGGCGCGACGCCGCCCTCGCCCGGCGATCTCCAGTAGGTTTTCCAGCCGGGCTTTAGCTCAACGGTGAGCAGGCCTTTAACATGCGTTTGTTCCCTCTCCGCCTGAAAGCGGATGCGGGCGTGATCGTTTTGGGGGGAAACCAGCCAGCCGGTGTCCGCCGCATGGACAATGCCGATGCAGGACAGCCACAGGAAGACGAATCCCCTGAAGAGGTTAACCATGTTGTACTCCGTGAACAGTGAAAAATTATCGTGTGATGACGATGTTTTTCATTCACGGAAAACGCAGTTTTTAAGGTGTATTCGGGGAGGCGGCGCCTGAACGGGCTGTTCCACGGGAGCCAATGCCCGCCCTTGCGTCAACAGCTGCAGCAGCGCGAAGAAGATAATAATGGCCGGTAATGCACCGTCGAAGAACAGCGGCTGGGCGCAAAGCAGCGAGTGCGCGCCGAGCTGACACGGCGACGGGCCGGGTTGTTCAGTGCTGCTGGTTTGAGCCGGGGCATCTGCACTCAGTGAAATCTGCGGATCCAGTCCCTGTAAAAAATGGTTGAGCATCACCGCACGCTGCACGAGGCAAAGCGCCATCGCGAGACAGGTGATAATCAAAAGCCATTTTCCGAGGAGCTGACGGTTGCGCATAACATTCCAGAGTGACAAGACGCCCCGATCATAAACGATAGTGATGAATCTACAAGTGCCGGAAGTGTAAGGTTTTGTCTGTCGCCGCTATTCGCCCGTCAGCGCGTCATAGACGTCCCGCAGCCGCGTGCGCAGAAACAGCACCGCCTTGTGCTTGCGGGATAACAGCGCCTGTTCGCTGGCGCCGGTCTCCTCTGCCAGCATTTTAATGCTGTAGCCGTGGAGCTCGGTCTTTTCAAACGCCTCCCGCTGCGGCGGAGGAAGTTCAGACAGCGCCTGCCCCAGCTCTTCCCACAGCAGCGTCTTGAGGTACTCCTCCTCCGGCGTGTGCGGTACGCCGAACAGGGTTTCGGCCAGCTCGTCTTCCGGAAAACCGTCGTCATCTTCGCCCGTAAAATAGCCGGAGAGCGACACCTCGCGCTTTTTACGCGCCCGGTCGGTCATCTCGTTACGCGCCGCGCGGAACAGCCAGGCGGCGACGTTTTCGACCGGCTGCTCCACTTTCATCAGCTGATACGTCACTTCCTGCAAAATGTCGTCGGCATCATCGCGGACGGACGTCCGCCCGCGAATGAAGGCTTTCAGCCGGGCGCGGCAGGCATTGAGCGCCGACATCAGCATGGATCCGCCCGCCTCCCCGGCTTTCATCTCGCTCACTCCGCGTCCGGCGCTTTTGGCGTGGCGTCATCGCGCTTATCGTCACGATGGCCGTGCCAGCCGCAGTGGCCGCGACCATGGCGACCGAACCCTTCGCGGCGCTGCTGAATAAACGCCTCGCGCTGCTCGGGCGTCATGTTCATCCAGCGTTCGTGCATCCGGCGGTGCGCGCCAAACATCCCCGGGCGGAACCCCAGCCCACCGAACAGAATGCGGCTCAGCACCAGAATGCCCAGCGCCTGCCAGAATCCGATGGCCTTAACGCCGAGGATGGCCGGGAGCAAGGCGTTCCACAGGGTCATCACCAGCAGGCCGAGCACGATGAAAATCACCGCGCCGATGACTAACCCCTTGCCCATACGGTGGCGACCAAATCCGCGTCCGTGACCTCTGCCGTGCAGTTCAAAATCTCTCATGGTGTTTACCTCGTTTACAGTAACTGATTATGGCTTGTGATGAGGTAGACGGATGAGGAAGGGAAATATTGCTGG contains:
- a CDS encoding protein-disulfide reductase DsbD family protein; this translates as MVNLFRGFVFLWLSCIGIVHAADTGWLVSPQNDHARIRFQAEREQTHVKGLLTVELKPGWKTYWRSPGEGGVAPKISWPEGVTDSWSWPVPSRFDISGMTTQGYHDKVTIPITLDGAKGDTLDGTLTLSTCSNVCLLTDYPLHLNFTQPVDEGFHSAFEQAMRAVPGTSGVSSDLSAWLSGDKLVITGTTDGEWDNPGIYFDPLESDILPGEPVIKHDGTTLRVTVPVTDEWGDKPASLAGKRLSFVLTNGERAQQTTMTVGTAPEETSVPDSTGKMVLFALLGGLILNLMPCVLPVMGMKLNSILLAGSDSRAIRLRFLATSAGILTSFMLLAGMVTALKLAGASLGWGIQFQNPWFIGLMVAVTFLFALNLFGTFEMLLPSSAAGRLATAGGSGIGGSFCEGMFATLLATPCSAPFLGTAVAFALGAPLHALWLIFLMLGVGMSLPWLFVALVPKTAMLLPKPGRWMNTLKVILGMMMLVSSLWLATLLSVHLGEAVSQIVMLALTAAALVLFALKEQKSSPLFWLVVIALSAFGGYQLRGLLNAPPDAPAQNVAQTIPWQPLSEEAIEQALAQGKRVFVDISADWCVTCKVNEHRVLGQPDVIAALRQPDVVALRGDWSQPSAFIADFLVKRNRYAIPFNAVYGPGLPEGEILSPLLDKRTLVTTLNNAKG
- a CDS encoding RNA polymerase sigma factor, with amino-acid sequence MKAGEAGGSMLMSALNACRARLKAFIRGRTSVRDDADDILQEVTYQLMKVEQPVENVAAWLFRAARNEMTDRARKKREVSLSGYFTGEDDDGFPEDELAETLFGVPHTPEEEYLKTLLWEELGQALSELPPPQREAFEKTELHGYSIKMLAEETGASEQALLSRKHKAVLFLRTRLRDVYDALTGE